A portion of the Rhodopirellula bahusiensis genome contains these proteins:
- a CDS encoding THUMP domain-containing class I SAM-dependent RNA methyltransferase yields METQPSEPIASTSPSFDLIVPCAFGLEAIVKRELKGLGIDASISDSGRVSFQGSHESICRANLWLRTADRILIRVAEFPAGDFDALFDTTRDIPWGNLLPADAAFPVTGRSIKSTLTSVPACQRSVKKAIVEAMMRDHRTSELPETGPLYKVDVAIVKDVATLTIDTTGRSLHRRGYRTHISAAPLKETLASAMVLLSYWRNGRPLIDPFCGSGTIPIEAARIGRNMAPGLEREFACQAWPDFSAELWSDSRATAASQSLPPLEEKILASDIDGRVLTAARDNAIRAGVQDDIHFQAMPVHEISSKKTFGCVIANPPYGQRIGSGQSSRFDAEDQSGDGPEDWELDELYESLPAIFERLPTWSRYILTAYSNLEHAMGRAADRRRKLYNGRIECTYYQYQGPKPSPADKPNKTSPPAETEASEQTTPAPPAPEPPKPNPKSPWPQSPPKS; encoded by the coding sequence ATGGAAACCCAACCAAGCGAACCGATTGCATCCACCTCACCGTCCTTTGATCTGATTGTCCCCTGTGCGTTTGGATTGGAAGCCATCGTCAAACGGGAACTCAAAGGACTGGGCATCGACGCCAGCATCAGTGATTCCGGGCGGGTCTCTTTCCAAGGCTCGCACGAATCCATTTGCCGAGCCAATCTGTGGCTCCGCACAGCCGATCGAATTTTGATCCGTGTCGCTGAATTCCCCGCTGGTGATTTCGATGCGTTGTTCGACACGACTCGCGATATTCCGTGGGGAAACTTGCTTCCCGCGGACGCTGCCTTTCCCGTCACCGGACGTTCGATCAAATCGACGTTGACCAGCGTTCCGGCATGCCAACGCAGCGTTAAGAAAGCCATCGTCGAAGCGATGATGCGTGATCACAGAACCAGCGAACTGCCGGAAACAGGTCCACTCTACAAAGTCGACGTGGCGATCGTGAAGGACGTCGCGACGCTGACCATCGACACGACGGGCCGCAGCCTTCACCGCCGCGGATACCGAACGCACATCTCCGCGGCTCCTTTGAAAGAAACGTTGGCCTCGGCAATGGTTTTGCTGAGCTACTGGCGAAACGGTCGCCCCTTGATTGATCCGTTTTGCGGCAGCGGCACGATCCCGATCGAAGCCGCCCGGATTGGTCGCAACATGGCCCCAGGGCTGGAACGCGAATTTGCTTGCCAGGCTTGGCCTGATTTCTCAGCCGAACTTTGGTCGGACTCACGTGCCACCGCGGCTAGCCAAAGTCTTCCGCCGTTGGAAGAGAAAATTTTGGCCAGCGACATCGACGGTCGCGTCCTGACCGCCGCCCGAGACAACGCGATTCGCGCCGGCGTTCAAGACGACATTCACTTCCAAGCCATGCCGGTTCACGAGATCAGCAGCAAGAAAACGTTTGGCTGTGTAATTGCCAACCCGCCTTATGGCCAACGGATTGGTTCAGGCCAATCTTCACGTTTCGATGCCGAAGATCAAAGCGGCGATGGCCCTGAGGATTGGGAACTCGACGAACTGTACGAATCGTTGCCCGCCATCTTCGAGCGATTGCCGACTTGGTCGCGTTACATCTTGACCGCCTACTCCAATTTGGAGCATGCGATGGGGCGTGCCGCAGACCGTCGCAGGAAGCTTTACAATGGCCGAATCGAATGCACTTACTATCAGTACCAAGGTCCAAAACCCAGCCCGGCTGATAAACCCAACAAGACATCGCCGCCAGCAGAAACAGAAGCAAGCGAACAAACAACGCCAGCACCACCCGCGCCGGAACCACCCAAACCAAACCCCAAGTCACCTTGGCCTCAGTCACCACCCAAGTCTTGA
- a CDS encoding SHD1 domain-containing protein, translating to MLLLMFPATALAIDPVRPGDQIEVKHLGKWLPGEVLEYQKGQARVRYKFIREREGVFKLADMRFPNNEGNWMIWKDASGKFLIPARLLERTPTKVKLLKEDGSTVEVPIDKLASNLQQQLGKIAKAEKEFVDSALVRVGDQIELKKYRTWYPATVKALLPDGAKVEYEYGSAKDKYEADAKYEDMRYPNNEGPWADWTDISGKHKVKARYLTHDATHVYLLLQGDKRIRLERSKLAAEIEEQLALRAIVARRPDEVEFDVSGVDFEDLPSWIGFGTDAPAPDSSLASSLTSYSRPSLSNGHFRVPLETSGKIDAAILVDGSDGWLAVGITPETIDASHPVSLEWVNLISQDRLPGPNFFEGEVIIGYSAAQRRLLTAEGLDVRGSASRFCTYRLEPGSDTAKPEWKWSVPKVRFYSYRDQMNASFVGEDRILIGYGGTLTMWNMATKTAEYVIPSKESEMHFSPDRRHFVTNQFSHAVVIETESGKPAADVKRHSTARFTQDGNHLAARGSFSELLLNLQTGESQKITGGYRSRYATGSTDPSVIDQRWLSTGTQLFDLERGWLIWTEGYQDLEPVTRHVIDDKILAVGQHQGVDGIELVIGVTDAVNSTAVQRISTITEEELYVLRPGVRVRIDSAVSDPRIRTGIERAIAAAGWQQDPSAEIVIEASAHRGKRETRTYSESRYARFGRSGVGIEAQTISATPWIQSISVKLGQQRLWGTGRGGIPGFLSVREGESLQAEVQKCEREDYSLFQDFELPDKVMAAKWNNGFGTTSLTPNGFIDQPVQ from the coding sequence ATGCTTCTGTTGATGTTCCCGGCAACCGCGTTGGCAATCGATCCCGTCCGTCCCGGCGATCAGATCGAGGTGAAGCACCTAGGAAAGTGGCTTCCGGGGGAAGTGCTGGAATATCAAAAAGGGCAAGCTCGCGTTCGATACAAGTTCATCCGGGAACGGGAAGGCGTCTTCAAACTGGCGGACATGCGGTTTCCCAACAATGAGGGGAACTGGATGATATGGAAGGATGCTTCGGGGAAGTTCCTGATCCCTGCGCGGTTGCTCGAGCGAACTCCCACGAAAGTCAAACTGCTGAAGGAAGACGGATCGACAGTGGAAGTGCCAATCGACAAATTGGCTTCCAACCTTCAACAGCAACTCGGTAAGATTGCGAAAGCTGAAAAGGAATTTGTTGATTCCGCATTGGTACGCGTTGGGGATCAAATCGAGCTGAAGAAATACAGGACTTGGTACCCCGCAACTGTCAAAGCTTTGTTACCCGATGGAGCAAAGGTGGAATATGAGTACGGCAGTGCCAAAGACAAATACGAAGCGGACGCCAAGTATGAAGACATGCGTTATCCCAATAACGAAGGACCATGGGCGGACTGGACCGATATATCGGGCAAGCACAAAGTCAAAGCACGTTACCTGACGCACGATGCAACGCATGTCTACTTGCTGCTTCAAGGCGACAAGCGAATCCGATTGGAACGATCCAAGTTGGCCGCTGAGATCGAAGAGCAATTGGCTCTGCGGGCGATCGTTGCACGGCGTCCTGACGAGGTGGAGTTTGACGTCTCCGGTGTGGACTTTGAAGATCTGCCGTCGTGGATTGGATTTGGGACCGACGCACCGGCGCCCGACAGCAGTCTAGCGAGCAGCCTGACATCGTATTCTCGACCGAGTCTGAGCAACGGTCACTTCCGCGTTCCGTTGGAAACGAGCGGCAAGATTGATGCCGCGATTTTGGTGGATGGATCCGATGGCTGGCTAGCAGTGGGGATTACGCCGGAGACGATCGACGCCAGCCATCCGGTTTCACTGGAATGGGTCAACCTCATCTCGCAGGATCGGTTGCCGGGGCCCAATTTCTTCGAAGGCGAAGTCATCATCGGCTACTCCGCTGCGCAAAGGAGACTGCTCACCGCTGAAGGATTGGATGTCCGCGGATCGGCCAGTCGTTTTTGCACGTATCGATTGGAGCCGGGATCCGATACCGCGAAGCCGGAATGGAAATGGTCGGTTCCCAAGGTCCGGTTTTATTCTTACCGAGACCAAATGAACGCTTCGTTTGTCGGTGAGGATCGAATTCTAATCGGCTATGGCGGCACACTCACGATGTGGAACATGGCAACCAAAACGGCGGAGTATGTGATTCCGTCGAAGGAATCGGAAATGCATTTCAGCCCCGATCGACGTCACTTTGTTACCAACCAGTTTTCACATGCAGTCGTCATCGAAACGGAATCGGGCAAACCGGCAGCCGATGTGAAAAGGCACTCCACTGCCCGCTTCACTCAAGACGGAAACCATCTTGCTGCGAGAGGTAGTTTCAGTGAATTGCTGTTGAATTTGCAAACGGGAGAGTCGCAAAAGATCACGGGCGGGTATCGATCTCGCTATGCAACCGGCAGCACGGATCCTTCGGTCATCGATCAGCGGTGGCTGTCGACGGGAACCCAATTGTTCGACTTGGAACGAGGTTGGCTGATCTGGACGGAAGGCTACCAAGATCTGGAACCAGTGACGCGGCACGTCATCGACGACAAAATTTTGGCGGTTGGTCAGCATCAGGGAGTCGACGGAATTGAGTTGGTCATCGGGGTCACCGATGCGGTCAATTCAACTGCTGTTCAGCGGATCTCAACCATCACGGAAGAGGAGTTGTATGTTTTGCGTCCCGGCGTGCGGGTAAGGATTGATTCAGCGGTCAGTGATCCGCGAATCCGCACTGGAATCGAGCGAGCGATCGCTGCCGCCGGATGGCAACAAGATCCCAGTGCGGAGATTGTGATCGAAGCATCGGCCCACCGTGGGAAAAGGGAAACGCGAACTTACAGCGAATCACGCTACGCTCGATTTGGCCGTTCCGGCGTCGGCATCGAAGCGCAGACTATCTCGGCGACACCGTGGATACAGTCCATCTCAGTGAAGCTGGGTCAGCAAAGGTTGTGGGGCACAGGGCGGGGCGGAATTCCCGGTTTCTTGTCCGTTCGCGAAGGCGAGTCGTTGCAAGCGGAAGTTCAAAAATGTGAGCGGGAAGACTATTCCCTGTTCCAAGACTTTGAGCTTCCCGACAAGGTCATGGCGGCAAAGTGGAACAACGGATTCGGCACAACGTCGCTCACACCGAACGGCTTCATCGACCAGCCCGTTCAGTAG
- a CDS encoding DUF1592 domain-containing protein, which produces MGQILPSRSFLSNLRFAILVVLCLLHLPESFANETDSTTDVDASSVVADFLGKYCLECHDNASAEGEREFESFKLPISSEQQLIATDEIIDQVTLKTMPPEDSEQPTDEERLALLQELRNSVAEARGQFEGSIGRTVMRRLSNREYEVTLAALFGRRVDTLGLTADFPKEKTSHHIDTIGESLVTSGFLLDQYFQAASRLVETRLGKPSTEPKSWHFTDNFQQYEELSGAHRTVFNFEYLCLYEQPNTDTRQGGYGHIEDFLEGVPVSGLYDIEVNAQAMHRDTHYDPKIFRIDFSEPFQIAVVPGDATKGHIHYPQAIEPILATAIVPDEQPEWLSFRVWLEAGQTPRFIFPNGPYESRASVIETNRRYKDEFKNPKVGVSRTSLLREGKLPHIRIGEIKVRGPVEEPNGSEEERAVFGNDGFQEDHALDQLFAFGQRAYRRTLEQADRDRIESIYKKRLSEDATPRQAALDTLKMILCSPSFLYLSEITPEDETLLRPFDLASRLSYALWAAPPDEELFEEAKSGRLTESDVLKKQIERMLQSDRSNEFVNGFLDSWLNLRDIGNLPPPRKAVPAYYAENLPESMKQETRLFFRHLLDENGPVTDLLDADYSFVDKKLAKLYGLPEKDTMRLADGFQRVSLAENRQRGGVLGMAGVLTVSANGVDTSPVTRGVWVLENILGTPPPPPPDEVPSIDANVSGSTTIRERLLKHSQDKTCAVCHRSIDPLGYALETFDPIGRWRDKYPKAKGQGKAAKIDATGKFPSGEEFTNFADFKQKLLESRQNQFTRSLIEKLLAYSTGRHMERADQYEIDDILERVQADGGGLRTMVTEVLTSNLFRSR; this is translated from the coding sequence GTGGGCCAGATACTTCCGAGTCGATCGTTTTTGTCAAACTTGCGTTTCGCGATCTTGGTCGTGCTGTGTCTGTTGCACTTGCCTGAATCCTTCGCGAATGAAACTGACTCGACGACAGACGTTGACGCTTCATCGGTGGTCGCGGACTTTCTAGGGAAGTATTGCCTGGAATGTCACGACAACGCATCGGCGGAGGGCGAGCGAGAATTCGAGTCGTTCAAGCTTCCGATCTCGTCCGAGCAGCAACTGATCGCGACGGATGAGATCATCGATCAGGTAACGCTGAAGACGATGCCACCGGAGGATTCCGAACAACCAACCGACGAGGAACGTTTGGCTTTGCTTCAAGAGTTGCGAAACAGCGTTGCCGAAGCTCGCGGTCAATTCGAAGGCTCCATTGGCCGTACCGTGATGCGTCGACTTTCCAACCGTGAATACGAGGTGACTTTGGCGGCGCTGTTTGGGCGTCGTGTCGACACGTTGGGATTGACCGCTGACTTTCCGAAGGAAAAGACGAGTCACCACATCGACACGATTGGTGAAAGCTTGGTGACGTCGGGATTCTTGCTGGACCAATATTTCCAAGCTGCCTCGCGATTGGTGGAAACGCGACTTGGCAAACCTTCAACGGAACCCAAGTCGTGGCACTTCACCGACAACTTTCAACAGTACGAAGAATTGTCGGGGGCACACCGAACTGTTTTCAATTTTGAATACTTGTGTTTGTACGAGCAACCCAACACCGACACACGACAAGGCGGCTACGGACACATCGAAGACTTCCTCGAGGGCGTCCCCGTGTCGGGACTTTATGACATCGAGGTGAACGCCCAAGCGATGCATCGGGACACACACTACGATCCCAAGATTTTCCGCATCGATTTCTCGGAACCGTTTCAAATCGCGGTGGTTCCCGGCGATGCCACGAAGGGGCACATTCATTACCCGCAGGCGATCGAGCCAATTCTGGCAACTGCCATCGTTCCTGACGAGCAGCCCGAATGGTTGTCGTTTCGCGTTTGGCTCGAAGCGGGACAAACACCTCGATTCATATTTCCGAACGGCCCGTACGAGTCACGGGCTTCTGTGATCGAAACCAATCGCCGGTACAAGGACGAGTTCAAGAATCCCAAAGTCGGTGTCAGCCGAACATCGCTTCTTCGCGAAGGGAAATTGCCGCACATTCGCATTGGTGAGATCAAGGTGCGTGGACCGGTGGAGGAGCCCAACGGCAGCGAAGAGGAGCGTGCCGTCTTTGGAAACGATGGGTTCCAGGAAGATCACGCTTTGGACCAGTTGTTCGCGTTTGGCCAACGTGCCTATCGCCGCACGCTCGAACAAGCGGACCGCGATCGGATCGAGTCGATCTACAAGAAACGGTTGTCGGAAGACGCGACCCCGCGACAAGCTGCACTCGATACGTTGAAGATGATTTTGTGCTCGCCGTCGTTTCTCTACCTCAGCGAGATCACGCCGGAAGACGAGACGTTGCTGCGGCCGTTCGACTTGGCATCGCGTCTTTCTTATGCCTTGTGGGCTGCACCGCCGGACGAAGAGCTCTTTGAGGAAGCCAAATCAGGCAGACTGACCGAGTCAGACGTTTTGAAGAAGCAAATCGAGCGAATGCTTCAATCAGATCGCTCCAACGAATTCGTGAACGGTTTTCTCGATAGTTGGCTGAACCTTCGTGACATTGGGAATCTGCCACCGCCGCGAAAGGCGGTACCCGCTTACTACGCAGAGAATCTTCCTGAGTCGATGAAGCAGGAGACGCGTTTGTTCTTTCGGCATCTGTTGGATGAGAACGGGCCGGTGACGGATCTGCTGGACGCGGACTATTCGTTCGTGGATAAGAAACTGGCGAAGCTCTACGGGTTGCCTGAGAAGGACACGATGCGTTTGGCCGATGGATTTCAACGTGTCAGCCTGGCTGAGAACCGCCAACGCGGCGGGGTGTTGGGCATGGCCGGTGTGTTGACCGTCAGTGCGAATGGTGTCGACACGTCGCCTGTGACTCGCGGTGTTTGGGTGCTCGAGAACATTCTCGGAACTCCGCCGCCTCCACCACCGGATGAGGTGCCGAGCATTGATGCCAATGTCAGTGGATCGACGACGATTCGGGAAAGGTTGTTAAAACACAGTCAAGACAAAACCTGTGCCGTGTGTCATCGCAGCATTGATCCGCTCGGGTATGCTCTGGAAACGTTTGACCCAATCGGGCGTTGGCGAGACAAATATCCCAAGGCAAAGGGGCAAGGCAAAGCGGCCAAGATCGATGCGACGGGCAAGTTCCCTTCCGGCGAAGAGTTCACGAATTTCGCAGACTTCAAACAGAAGTTACTGGAAAGCAGACAAAATCAGTTCACGCGAAGCTTGATCGAAAAGCTGCTGGCTTACTCAACGGGCCGTCACATGGAGCGTGCCGATCAATATGAGATCGACGACATTCTGGAACGCGTCCAAGCGGATGGTGGTGGGCTGCGGACGATGGTGACCGAGGTACTGACCAGCAATCTGTTCCGATCCCGCTGA
- a CDS encoding TlpA disulfide reductase family protein, with protein MRLRMFLVIGLLSAPLSPVFVFPAATYGQEATDAPDTPAEEVAEVEPEVLAVPDEILQLLKEGKPAKAAEVLQTAMESDAVAEEFKALHQTIAIGFVRARQYDKAMEQFGAAVEFELARTDSPTDAQRLASLIRQVSVYGLHATQPDLAAEWADNAIGKVRALEAEHPIETQTPLSRLIQVRASMLARDDEDAAREMLAKQVAKLEDINATEDRSEKTYVELINLLTTQARLFKDDDGQDRVASAFEEALEAYPESTVLMAQYASNEYSVISGLARANPDEAIERMEAAVAKLTPFEENRGVELTLRRIKSLESRIESTRKQLEMIGQPAPSLDIDGWANADGISVEDLEGKVVLYDFWAIWCGPCIATFPHLREFREEFGEQGFEVVGITRYYGYTWDEESGKAVNGSDDPTPEEEREAIAKFLQSKDMKHPTIVTPKETELQSNYGVTGIPHAVLVDREGNVQMIKVGSGQANADALHAKIKELLEEAS; from the coding sequence ATGCGTTTGCGTATGTTCCTCGTCATCGGTTTGCTGTCAGCACCGTTGAGCCCCGTGTTTGTCTTCCCCGCTGCGACGTACGGGCAGGAAGCGACCGACGCTCCGGACACGCCTGCCGAAGAGGTCGCGGAAGTAGAGCCCGAAGTTTTGGCCGTGCCCGACGAAATTCTTCAGTTGCTGAAAGAAGGAAAGCCAGCGAAGGCAGCTGAGGTTCTTCAAACGGCGATGGAATCCGATGCTGTCGCGGAGGAGTTCAAGGCACTGCATCAAACGATCGCAATCGGGTTCGTTCGTGCCCGTCAATACGACAAGGCGATGGAACAATTTGGTGCTGCGGTTGAATTTGAATTGGCTCGGACGGATTCGCCCACAGACGCGCAGCGGCTCGCCAGTCTGATTCGACAAGTCAGTGTGTATGGTCTTCATGCCACGCAGCCTGATTTGGCTGCCGAGTGGGCCGACAATGCCATCGGCAAGGTGCGGGCATTGGAAGCCGAGCATCCGATTGAAACTCAAACGCCTCTCTCTCGACTGATCCAAGTTCGTGCATCGATGCTCGCTCGTGACGACGAAGACGCCGCGAGAGAAATGCTGGCAAAGCAGGTTGCGAAGTTGGAAGACATCAACGCGACCGAGGATCGGTCCGAGAAGACTTATGTGGAGTTGATCAATCTGCTTACCACTCAAGCTCGTCTGTTCAAGGATGACGATGGGCAAGACCGTGTCGCATCCGCTTTTGAGGAAGCGTTGGAAGCCTATCCTGAATCGACGGTCTTGATGGCGCAGTACGCAAGCAATGAGTACTCAGTGATCAGCGGTCTGGCGAGAGCCAATCCTGATGAGGCGATCGAGCGGATGGAAGCTGCGGTTGCAAAGTTGACGCCTTTCGAAGAGAACCGGGGCGTCGAGTTGACTCTCCGTCGAATCAAGTCCTTGGAAAGCCGCATCGAGTCGACTCGAAAACAATTGGAGATGATCGGTCAGCCAGCTCCCTCTTTGGATATTGATGGGTGGGCAAACGCCGATGGCATCAGCGTGGAAGACTTGGAAGGCAAAGTCGTTCTCTACGATTTCTGGGCGATTTGGTGTGGGCCCTGCATTGCGACGTTCCCCCATCTTCGCGAATTTCGGGAAGAGTTTGGTGAGCAAGGTTTTGAAGTGGTGGGCATCACTCGCTACTACGGCTACACGTGGGACGAAGAAAGCGGGAAGGCCGTGAATGGATCGGATGATCCAACGCCCGAAGAGGAACGCGAGGCAATTGCGAAGTTCTTGCAATCCAAGGACATGAAGCATCCAACCATCGTCACGCCCAAAGAAACCGAGTTGCAATCCAACTATGGCGTGACCGGGATTCCTCACGCTGTGTTGGTCGATCGCGAAGGCAATGTGCAGATGATCAAAGTCGGCAGCGGCCAAGCCAACGCGGACGCACTGCATGCGAAGATAAAAGAACTTTTGGAAGAAGCTTCCTGA
- a CDS encoding DUF1552 domain-containing protein, whose protein sequence is MSMSKPKNPGRRRFVLRSLAGSLALPGLPSLMADTVDHNSPVQSTRGAGTGARRFVAVGNLLGFQQKHFFPETPGREFEETTLLKPLAENREHINVYRGLDHGIRGGHFAVHTFLSGVLHHESKNRRDGNVTIDQFIADEVGKQTRFASLTVGSEGGIHGGCQMSWTKSGVRVPPITGPADLFDRLFKTESENRRSQMVNENSLQASILDSITEEASSLSKRVNQEDRSKLDEYFSSIREVEKQLEVRKRWADQPKPDAPFEKPADTNTVDDLPMLYELIALALQTDSTRIATLEIGGSFLPQNLGIDKSYHSLSHHGNDEETVAHLITLETYQLEQFGKFLSRLSAIQDGEQTLLDSTAVLFGSGMGNGSSHTNTDLPIVLAGGGYGRGEFKKVGSGNRNKIPLCNLYVDIAQKMGVQTESFGTSTGSFS, encoded by the coding sequence ATGAGCATGTCCAAACCAAAGAATCCCGGTCGTCGTCGCTTTGTTCTTCGTTCTCTCGCCGGGTCGCTGGCGTTGCCTGGTTTGCCGTCTTTGATGGCAGACACGGTTGATCACAACTCACCGGTCCAGTCGACTCGCGGTGCGGGGACGGGTGCTCGTCGATTCGTTGCGGTTGGCAACTTGCTCGGCTTCCAACAAAAGCACTTTTTCCCGGAAACGCCCGGTCGCGAATTCGAAGAAACCACGCTGCTGAAACCATTGGCGGAGAACCGCGAACACATCAACGTCTATCGCGGATTGGATCACGGAATTCGTGGCGGGCACTTCGCGGTGCACACGTTTCTGTCGGGCGTGCTTCATCATGAATCGAAGAATCGTCGCGACGGCAACGTGACGATTGACCAATTCATTGCTGATGAGGTTGGCAAGCAAACTCGGTTTGCATCTTTGACGGTTGGATCGGAAGGAGGCATCCACGGTGGTTGCCAAATGTCATGGACCAAGTCGGGCGTCCGCGTCCCGCCAATCACTGGTCCAGCCGATTTGTTCGACCGTCTGTTTAAGACGGAATCGGAGAATCGGCGATCTCAAATGGTCAATGAGAATTCCCTGCAAGCATCGATCCTTGACTCGATCACCGAAGAGGCGAGTTCACTTTCCAAACGAGTCAATCAAGAAGACCGATCGAAGCTGGACGAGTATTTCAGCTCGATTCGCGAAGTTGAAAAGCAACTCGAAGTTCGCAAGCGTTGGGCGGATCAGCCGAAGCCGGATGCTCCGTTCGAGAAACCAGCGGACACCAATACAGTCGACGACCTGCCGATGTTGTACGAGTTGATTGCACTTGCGTTGCAGACGGACTCGACCAGGATCGCCACGTTGGAAATCGGCGGTAGTTTCTTGCCCCAGAATCTGGGGATCGACAAGTCCTATCACAGTCTTTCGCATCACGGTAATGATGAGGAAACGGTCGCTCATTTGATCACACTGGAAACCTATCAATTGGAACAGTTCGGAAAGTTCCTCTCGCGTTTGTCAGCGATTCAGGACGGCGAACAGACCTTGCTCGATTCGACCGCCGTGCTCTTCGGTAGTGGGATGGGCAACGGCAGTTCGCACACCAATACAGACTTGCCGATCGTTTTAGCCGGTGGTGGCTACGGGCGTGGTGAATTCAAAAAGGTCGGCTCCGGCAACCGCAACAAGATTCCTTTGTGCAATCTGTATGTTGATATTGCTCAGAAGATGGGTGTCCAAACGGAATCGTTTGGCACCAGCACCGGGAGCTTCTCATAA
- a CDS encoding acyl-CoA desaturase, producing the protein MMTTEAATIPAGSGKTGQRSPNVNLQSPTQPASPAPTVKASQEHSYSDPTKRSIRWDYTIFFVTLHLLTLLVLMPYFFSWVGVAAFVVGVVVFGQMAIPIGYHRMLSHRSFRSPKWFERTLVTLAMCTAQETPAHWVAWHRMHHSHSDHAEDPHSPRISFMWAHVRWLVHESRTRMATFSMYEKYARDILSDPYYRWIEKLPSPAGMFYLAHAFVYALLAVGISMLVYGNNAEAYRMAASVFVWGVIARTVWVWHITWSVNSITHVFGYRNYQTTDDSRNNWFVSLLTAGEGWHNNHHADPASASVQHRWWEIDPNYYVIRLFGALGLASHIIRPRHVRKSGAES; encoded by the coding sequence ATGATGACCACCGAGGCGGCAACGATTCCAGCTGGGTCTGGAAAGACTGGACAGAGAAGTCCCAATGTCAATTTGCAGTCTCCAACTCAACCTGCATCTCCCGCTCCCACCGTCAAGGCTTCGCAGGAGCATTCCTACAGCGATCCAACCAAGCGTTCGATCCGTTGGGATTACACGATCTTTTTCGTGACCCTGCACTTGTTGACGCTGTTGGTTTTGATGCCCTATTTCTTTTCTTGGGTCGGGGTTGCTGCGTTTGTCGTTGGTGTGGTTGTCTTCGGGCAAATGGCGATTCCAATCGGTTACCACCGCATGTTGTCGCACCGCAGTTTTCGATCGCCCAAGTGGTTCGAGCGAACGCTGGTGACGTTGGCCATGTGCACCGCCCAAGAAACGCCGGCGCACTGGGTGGCTTGGCATCGCATGCACCACAGTCATTCCGATCACGCGGAAGACCCACACTCGCCACGCATCAGCTTCATGTGGGCTCACGTGCGATGGTTGGTGCACGAAAGTCGGACACGCATGGCGACGTTTTCGATGTATGAAAAGTACGCGCGAGACATTCTGTCGGACCCTTATTACCGATGGATCGAAAAACTACCCAGCCCCGCGGGAATGTTCTATCTCGCACACGCGTTTGTGTACGCCTTGTTGGCCGTCGGGATTTCGATGCTCGTCTACGGCAACAACGCGGAGGCCTACCGGATGGCAGCCAGCGTGTTCGTGTGGGGCGTGATCGCACGAACCGTTTGGGTTTGGCACATCACGTGGTCGGTCAATTCGATCACCCATGTGTTCGGATACCGAAACTATCAAACGACCGACGATAGCCGAAACAACTGGTTTGTCAGCTTGCTCACCGCCGGAGAGGGCTGGCACAACAACCATCACGCGGATCCGGCCAGCGCATCGGTTCAACATCGCTGGTGGGAAATCGATCCCAATTACTACGTGATCCGATTGTTCGGGGCTCTCGGTTTGGCATCCCACATCATCCGCCCTCGCCACGTGCGAAAAAGCGGAGCTGAAAGCTAA